One genomic window of Solanum stenotomum isolate F172 chromosome 9, ASM1918654v1, whole genome shotgun sequence includes the following:
- the LOC125876376 gene encoding uncharacterized protein LOC125876376 — protein MKNMDWYSWLSKTSLDQELIYEYGLVFSRNELQKEDLIYFNHEFLQSMGIIVAKHRLEILKLARKEGGGGGSTSSSNGLSRLVLAINKTKKLLAKNLSKLSIHRASTRLALSELKPYRTQWTGALRKLESSKEEKAIVTTRSMIMKSGPLDRRMQDKFMATNRNLSASGPLDGRVLQEKLMYPNRSPMKSGPLDRRYKDSAVYPSRINKSGPLDAMGYSSPRLNHYNQEMIPADDGVIYSQWSLMFQDMKPT, from the coding sequence ATGAAGAACATGGATTGGTATTCTTGGTTATCCAAGACTAGCCTTGATCAAGAACTTATCTATGAGTACGGTCTTGTTTTTAGTAGAAATGAGCTTCAGAAGGAGGACTTGATTTACTTCAATCATGAATTCCTTCAAAGTATGGGGATAATTGTAGCCAAACATAGGCTAGAGATTCTCAAATTGGCTCGAAAGGAAGGCGGAGGAGGAGGATCAACCTCATCATCAAATGGTCTTTCAAGACTTGTTTTGGCAATCAACAAAACCAAGAAGTTACTTGCCAAGAACTTGAGCAAGCTCAGTATCCACCGAGCTTCGACTCGTCTAGCTCTCTCCGAGCTCAAACCTTATCGAACACAATGGACCGGAGCACTAAGGAAGCTCGAGAGCTCGAAGGAAGAGAAAGCCATAGTCACAACAAGAAGCATGATAATGAAGTCAGGACCACTAGACAGAAGAATGCAAGACAAATTTATGGCCACCAACAGAAATCTGAGTGCCTCAGGTCCTCTGGATGGGAGAGTACTTCAAGAAAAGTTGATGTACCCTAATAGGAGTCCAATGAAGTCTGGTCCATTGGACAGAAGATACAAAGACAGTGCTGTTTATCCAAGCAGAATCAATAAATCTGGACCATTGGATGCAATGGGCTATAGTAGCCCAAGACTTAATCACTACAATCAAGAAATGATACCAGCTGATGATGGGGTTATCTACTCACAATGGTCGTTAATGTTTCAAGATATGAAGCCCACTTGA
- the LOC125876349 gene encoding protein NUCLEAR FUSION DEFECTIVE 4-like has product MVNVKGGTRPPWVGLGAAVWLQIASGNAYNFPLYSHSLKSVLGFNQQQLTMLGVANDIGENVGLIPGLVCNKFPPWVVLLIGSFSCFFGYGVLWLSLSQTVQNLPYWMLWIALCVATNSSAWFSTTVLVTNMRNFPLSRGTVAGILKGYGGLSAAVYTEVYSALLRNSSSKLLLFLALGVPALSLLMMYFIRPCTPSLGEDSSESYHFLFVQVASIVLGVYVLTTTILEDVFSLNVLVSYTLLIIMVVLLMAPLAIPVKMTFYPSSRGKLGVSNVSVQDDSRAENSEPLLTPLSSSANLGSFQEGDEISEVDMLLAEGEGAVKKKRRPRRGEDFKFTEAMVKADFWLLFLVYFFGVGSGVTVLNNLAQIGIAQGIHETKILLSLFSFCNFVGRLGGGVISEYFVRLKAVPRTVWMTCTQVVMIITYLLFASALNGTLYAATALLGVCYGVQFTTMVPTASELFGLKHFGIIFNFMSLGNPLGAYLFSGLLAGYLYDNEAAKQHSATCLGPDCFRVTFLILAGVCGLGTVLSIFLTMRIRPVYQMLYAGGSFRLPQSSSH; this is encoded by the exons ATGGTGAATGTTAAGGGTGGTACAAGGCCACCATGGGTAGGATTAGGAGCTGCTGTATGGTTACAAATAGCTTCTGGGAATGCATACAATTTCCCCCTTTACTCTCATTCTTTGAAATCTGTTTTGGGGTTTAATCAGCAACAGCTAACTATGCTTGGAGTGGCAAATGATATTGGTGAAAATGTTGGACTTATTCCTGGACTTGTGTGTAACAAGTTTCCACCTTGGGTTGTTCTATTGATTGGTTCTTTTTCATGTTTCTTTGGTTATGGAGTTCTTTGGCTTTCACTTAGTCAAACTGTTCAGAACTTGCCTTATTGGATG TTATGGATTGCACTTTGTGTGGCAACGAATAGTAGTGCTTGGTTCAGCACAACTGTGCTTGTGACTAATATGAGAAACTTTCCTCTAAGCCGGGGCACGGTTGCTGGTATTCTTAAAGGCTATGGAGGGCTCAGTGCTGCAGTGTATACAGAAGTCTACAGTGCATTGCTTCGCAATTCTTCTTCTAAGCTCTTGCTGTTCCTTGCACTAGGGGTTCCTGCTTTAAGTTTGTTAATGATGTACTTTATTAGGCCTTGTACACCTTCTTTAGGCGAAGATTCTTCAGAATCATACCACTTTTTGTTCGTCCAAGTAGCTAGTATTGTTCTCGGTGTCTATGtattaacaacaacaatattggAAGATGTATtttctttaaatgtcttagtttctTACACTCTTCTCATTATCATGGTGGTCCTTCTAATGGCTCCACTAGCCATTCCTGTGAAGATGACTTTTTATCCCTCAAGCCGCGGCAAGCTGGGTGTGTCCAATGTATCAGTCCAAGACGATAGCCGTGCAGAGAACTCAGAACCCTTGTTAACACCATTATCATCATCAGCAAACCTAGGAAGTTTTCAAGAGGGAGATGAAATCTCTGAAGTGGATATGCTTCTGGCTGAGGGGGAAGGTGCagtaaagaaaaagaggagGCCAAGAAGAGGTGAAGATTTCAAGTTCACTGAAGCTATGGTCAAGGCAGATTTCTGgcttttgtttttggtttattttttcggtgtgggttcTGGGGTTACTGTTCTCAATAATCTGGCGCAAATCGGAATAGCTCAAGGGATTCATGAGACAAAGATCCTGCTATCACTCTTCAGCTTCTGCAACTTTGTTGGTCGTCTTGGTGGAGGAGTTATTTCAGAATATTTTGTCAG GTTAAAAGCAGTGCCTAGAACAGTTTGGATGACATGTACACAAGTAGTAATGATCATTACCTACCTTCTATTTGCTTCTGCACTTAATGGTACCTTATACGCAGCGACAGCATTACTAGGAGTCTGCTATGGTGTTCAATTTACAACAATGGTCCCAACAGCCTCTGAGCTGTTTGGTCTCAAGCATTTTGgtataattttcaattttatgtcGCTAGGGAACCCCTTAGGTGCTTATCTCTTCTCCGGTCTCCTTGCCGGGTATCTCTATGATAATGAGGCAGCGAAGCAGCATTCTGCTACTTGCTTGGGTCCTGATTGCTTTAGAGTCACCTTCCTAATTCTGGCTGGAGTATGTGGTCTCGGCACTGTGCTTAGTATTTTTCTTACCATGAGAATAAGACCTGTTTATCAAATGCTTTATGCTGGAGGATCCTTTCGGCTACCTCAAAGTTCAAGTCATTGA
- the LOC125876378 gene encoding uncharacterized protein LOC125876378: MAASTRRSSGPVMRSLSPAGKFYSPSQRNSSFSSTSSAFASSTSGFSTGSHAILHRSTSPNRVNLYSSRSSSPASSIRFSLDRSTSPSRSISAVNRNHVVQNRSQKKSCMCSPTTHPGSFRCSLHKNRNGSGSTGSRTAASYSPNQLILRRSAMTNSLVRIGTVEGDLVKRALAALIRPSSHQQRRRADFQRRPSRLSAMSKADDS, translated from the coding sequence ATGGCGGCTTCTACTAGGAGGTCAAGCGGACCGGTAATGCGTTCACTTTCACCGGCCGGAAAATTCTATTCACCTAGCCAGAGGAATTCGTCGTTTTCGTCGACGTCTTCTGCTTTTGCCTCCTCAACTTCCGGTTTTTCCACCGGTTCACACGCTATTCTCCACAGATCTACGTCTCCGAATCGTGTGAATTTATACAGCTCTAGGTCGTCGTCTCCGGCGTCCTCTATACGGTTCTCTCTGGACCGTTCTACTTCACCGAGCCGGTCTATTTCTGCTGTGAACCGGAACCACGTGGTGCAGAACCGGAGTCAGAAGAAGTCGTGTATGTGCTCACCGACGACACATCCAGGTTCGTTCCGATGTAGTCTACATAAGAATAGGAATGGTTCAGGTTCAACCGGTAGCCGTACGGCGGCTAGCTACAGTCCGAATCAGTTGATTTTGAGGCGGTCCGCCATGACGAACTCGCTCGTGAGAATCGGAACAGTAGAAGGTGATTTGGTGAAAAGAGCTTTGGCAGCTTTGATTCGTCCTTCTTCTCATCAACAACGCCGCCGAGCTGATTTCCAGCGTAGACCTAGCCGGCTCTCCGCCATGTCCAAAGCCGATGATTCGTAA